The Cellulomonas sp. S1-8 genomic sequence CCGGTGCCAAGAAGCGGTTCCGGGTCACCGGTACCGGCAAGGTCATGCGCGAGCAGGCGGGCGGACGTCACCTCCTCGAGCACAAGTCGAGCCGCCGGACCCGCCGTATCGCCGGTGACGTCGTCGTCTCGCCCGCAGACACCCCCAAGATCAAGAAGCTGCTCGGTCGCTGACCCGCCCGGCGCGCACAGCGCCGTCGGCGGAGGCACGAGCCCCGGACACGAGGCAAGGAGCATCACGTGGCACGCGTGAAGCGGGCGGTCAACGCCCAGAAGAAGCGCCGGACGACCCTGGAGCGGGCGAGCGGCTACCGCGGGCAGCGCTCGCGGCTGTACCGCAAGGCCAAGGAGCAGGTCACCCACTCCATGGTCTACGCCTACCGCGACCGCAAGGCGCGCAAGGGCGACTTCCGTCGGCTGTGGATCCAGCGGATCAACGCGGCCGCGCGCGAGAACGGCCTGACCTACAACCGACTCATCCAGGGCCTCAAGGCCGCGGGTGTCGAGGTGGACCGTCGCGTCCTGGCTGACATGGCCGTGAACGACGCCGCCGCGTTCGCCACGCTGGTGAAGCTCGCCAAGACGGCCCTCCCCGAGGACGTCAACGCGCCTCGCGCCGCCTGACACGACGCGTCCCACCGCCGCCCCCACGGCGGCGGTGCACGCCTCCGATCGCCCCCGTCGTCCACGTGA encodes the following:
- the rpmI gene encoding 50S ribosomal protein L35, with product MPKNKTHSGAKKRFRVTGTGKVMREQAGGRHLLEHKSSRRTRRIAGDVVVSPADTPKIKKLLGR
- the rplT gene encoding 50S ribosomal protein L20, translating into MARVKRAVNAQKKRRTTLERASGYRGQRSRLYRKAKEQVTHSMVYAYRDRKARKGDFRRLWIQRINAAARENGLTYNRLIQGLKAAGVEVDRRVLADMAVNDAAAFATLVKLAKTALPEDVNAPRAA